The following proteins are co-located in the Castanea sativa cultivar Marrone di Chiusa Pesio chromosome 8, ASM4071231v1 genome:
- the LOC142606962 gene encoding ATP synthase subunit beta, mitochondrial, with the protein MASRRVLSSLLRSSARRTTRSPISSAAPRLTSPSPSSRASPYGYLLSRVADYSTSAAAAAAAPAQAPPAPKKKGKITDEFTGAGSIGQVCQVISAVVDVRFEEGLPPILTALEVQGHSVRLVLEVAQHLGENMVRTIAMDGTEGLVRGQDVLNTGSPITVPVGRATLGRIINVIGEPIDERGDLKTDHYLPIHREAPSFVEQATEQEILVTGIKVVDLLAPYQRGGKIGLFGGAGVGKTVLIMELINNVAKAHGGFSVFAGVGERTREGNDLYREMMESGVIKLGDKQAESKCALVYGQMNEPPGARARVGLTGLTVAEHFRDAEGQDVLLFIDNIFRFTQANSEVSALLGRIPSAVGYQPTLATDLGGLQERITTTKKGSITSVQAIYVPADDLTDPAPATTFAHLDATTVLSRQISELGIYPAVDPLDSTSRMLSPHILGEEHYNTARGVQKVLQNYKNLQDIIAILGMDELSEDDKLTVARARKIQRFLSQPFHVAEVFTGAPGKYVELKESIASFQGVLDGKYDDLSEQSFYMVGGIEEVIAKAEKIAKESAA; encoded by the exons ATGGCTTCTAGAAGAGTCTTATCCTCTCTTCTCCGATCGTCTGCACGGCGAACCACCAGATCGCCGATCTCAAGTGCTGCCCCTAGACTCACGTCTCCGTCGCCGTCGTCACGCGCTTCTCCATACGGCTATCTCTTGTCGCGCGTGGCCGATTACTCGACTTCCGCTGCTGCTGCTGCAGCGGCTCCAGCTCAGGCTCCTCCGGCGCCGAAGAAGAAAGGCAAGATCACCGATGAATTTACCGGTGCGGGATCGATCGGGCAGGTGTGCCAGGTCATCAGTGCCGTCGTGGACGTGAGGTTCGAGGAAGGCTTGCCTCCGATCTTGACCGCGCTAGAGGTTCAGGGACACTCGGTCCGATTGGTGCTCGAGGTGGCTCAGCACTTGGGAGAGAACATGGTTCGTACTATTGCTATGGACGGTACTGAAGGTCTCGTCAGAGGCCAGGACGTGCTCAACACTGGCTCTCCTATCACT GTGCCTGTTGGTAGGGCTACACTTGGACGTATCATAAATGTTATTGGGGAGCCAATTGACGAGAGGGGAGATCTCA AAACCGACCACTATTTGCCAATCCACAGAGAAGCTCCATCTTTCGTTGAGCAGGCAACTGAACAAGAGATCCTTGTGACTGGAATTAAG GTTGTCGATCTTCTTGCACCATACCAAAGAGGTGGTAAGATTGGGCTGTTTGGTGGTGCTGGTGTTGGAAAGACAGTGCTTATCATGGAACTTATCAACAATGTTGCTAAAGCTCACG GTGGTTTCTCTGTGTTTGCTGGTGTTGGAGAACGCACTCGAGAGGGTAACGACTTGTACAGGGAAATGATGGAGAGTGGTGTCATTAAGCTTGGTGATAAGCAG GCTGAGAGCAAATGTGCTCTTGTGTACGGTCAAATGAATGAGCCCCCGGGTGCTCGTGCTCGTGTTGGTCTTACTGGTCTAACTGTGGCCGAACATTTCCGTGATGCTGAGGGGCAGGATGTGCTTCTTTTCATTGACAACATTTTCCGCTTTACTCAA GCTAACTCTGAGGTGTCTGCTCTGCTTGGTCGTATTCCATCTGCTGTCGGTTACCAGCCAACTTTGGCTACGGATCTTGGAGGTCTTCAAGAGCGTATCACAACCACCAAGAAAGGTTCCATTACCTCTGTCCAGGCTATCTATGTGCCTGCTGATGACTTGACAGATCCTGCTCCTGCTACAACCTTTGCTCACTTGGATGCCACGACTGTGTTGTCACGACAG ATCTCCGAGCTTGGTATCTATCCTGCTGTCGACCCTCTAGATTCCACATCTCGTATGCTCTCTCCTCACATTTTGGGTGAGGAACATTACAACACTGCTCGTGGGGTACAGAAGGTTCTCCAGAACTACAAGAATCTGCAAGATATCATTGCCATTTTGGGAATGGATGAGCTCAGTGAAGATGACAAATTGACTGTTGCTCGTGCACGTAAAATTCAGAGGTTCTTGAGCCAGCCTTTCCATGTTGCAGAAGTGTTCACTGGTGCCCCTGGCAAGTATGTGGAATTGAAAGAGAGCATTGCCAGTTTCCAG GGAGTGTTGGATGGCAAATACGATGACCTATCAGAACAGTCGTTTTACATGGTTGGAGGTATTGAAGAGGTCATTGCTAAGGCAGAGAAGATTGCCAAGGAATCTGCAGCCTAA